A genomic stretch from Desulfurococcaceae archaeon MEX13E-LK6-19 includes:
- a CDS encoding ABC transporter ATP-binding protein, with translation MSKVELRNIVKRFGRVVAVDHVSLKINDGEFFVLLGPSGCGKTTTLRIIAGLEDPDEGYVLIDDKIVNDVPPNKRDIAMVFQNYALYPHMTVYKNLAFPLENMGLSKQEIDKRVREVAKLLHIDHLLDRKPGQLSGGEQQRVALGRALVRRPRVFLMDEPLSNLDAKLRVYMRAELKRLQKELGITTIYVTHDQAEAMTMADRIAVMNKGRIMQVGKPRELYLKPANIFVAGFIGSPPMNFFDATFTVKENKYILDASDFKLVLDPEIGSIVEKSIGGGGEVVIGIRPEHMEIYDKPVENSIESEVYVVEPLGSETVINAKVGKKIFKVVVKGDVDYPIGAKIYVKPVMKYLHIFNKKTGEAIV, from the coding sequence GTGTCTAAAGTCGAGCTCCGTAATATAGTCAAAAGGTTTGGTCGAGTAGTAGCTGTAGACCACGTGTCCCTCAAGATTAATGACGGTGAGTTCTTCGTACTCCTGGGACCAAGTGGATGTGGTAAAACAACTACACTGAGAATAATAGCTGGACTTGAAGACCCTGACGAAGGCTATGTTCTCATAGACGACAAGATAGTGAACGATGTCCCTCCGAACAAGAGAGACATAGCAATGGTCTTCCAGAACTACGCACTCTACCCACACATGACCGTATACAAGAATCTTGCCTTCCCACTCGAGAACATGGGGCTTAGTAAACAAGAAATAGATAAGCGTGTCCGTGAAGTAGCCAAGCTACTCCACATAGACCACCTACTCGACAGGAAACCAGGACAGTTATCCGGTGGAGAACAACAACGTGTAGCTTTGGGACGTGCTCTCGTACGTAGACCACGTGTCTTCCTCATGGACGAGCCTTTGTCCAACCTTGACGCTAAACTAAGGGTATACATGAGAGCCGAGCTCAAGAGACTCCAGAAAGAACTAGGAATAACCACGATCTACGTGACCCACGACCAGGCAGAAGCAATGACTATGGCCGACAGAATAGCAGTCATGAACAAAGGAAGAATAATGCAAGTAGGTAAACCACGCGAACTATACTTGAAGCCCGCAAACATATTCGTAGCAGGCTTCATAGGATCCCCGCCAATGAACTTCTTCGACGCGACATTCACCGTCAAGGAGAACAAGTACATACTCGACGCAAGTGATTTCAAGCTAGTGCTAGACCCAGAGATAGGCAGTATTGTGGAGAAGAGTATTGGCGGTGGAGGAGAAGTAGTAATAGGCATAAGACCCGAGCACATGGAGATCTATGATAAACCAGTGGAGAACAGTATTGAATCAGAAGTATATGTTGTTGAGCCTCTTGGCTCGGAGACCGTGATAAACGCTAAAGTCGGCAAGAAAATATTCAAAGTAGTAGTCAAGGGAGACGTGGACTATCCTATTGGAGCAAAAATCTATGTCAAACCAGTAATGAAGTACCTACACATATTCAACAAGAAAACCGGGGAAGCCATAGTCTAG